A DNA window from Paenibacillus sp. HWE-109 contains the following coding sequences:
- a CDS encoding CLC_0170 family protein, with amino-acid sequence MITFNYYTIMLLLLSGILVLVFDVKIYAKANLTREKKGALILGWLNIVLAGLSYICYFIYDKWFWK; translated from the coding sequence ATGATAACCTTTAATTACTACACCATCATGCTGTTGCTCCTTTCAGGGATTCTTGTTTTGGTTTTTGATGTCAAAATTTATGCCAAAGCCAATCTGACAAGGGAGAAGAAGGGGGCTTTAATCCTAGGTTGGCTCAATATCGTTCTCGCTGGCCTGTCCTATATCTGTTATTTCATTTATGATAAATGGTTCTGGAAATAA
- a CDS encoding extracellular solute-binding protein — protein MKKVMGLLLTCAMTVSVVAGCSSDATPSPTSSQAAKKNEKLKFSMSITTSGNKFAEKSADVNQEKWVKKLEELTNTDIDFRMLPLKDFDQKMSLMFASNDISDVVQNVGGATTKGMSGSVESGVFMPLDDLLKQYAPTIMKLVPKEAWQETSFNGKIYGIPSWLSTPSRRALFMRTDLLEKTGLAAPKTVDEFLNVMRAFKKLGVENPYQMRENFKYADTILGAFDVLPSQFEVQGDQVVPKFYDVENMTKALQTFKTMFDEGLIPKDFASISSSDYGKNIDAGKVGMWSANAQGLSIYREKFKNTVPNAKVDIVPAPRGPENRGGHLLYSSINTSYYINSKVSKEKAIEIVKFFEWMTTPEAEKYFSFGIEGETYTMENGKVKFTAPTTPEEIDLDGFRGMFWFVHDTAYNKAKEELTPTGREMMNILDNVISKEGLGSVRFVPALQTYSKYPDVAAQADDVGPKLILDHMIKMVYGKEPISDWPKVIEEYKNKGGNDIIKEASERYKQGNGVIVSSNRS, from the coding sequence ATGAAAAAAGTGATGGGGTTGTTATTGACATGTGCAATGACGGTCAGCGTAGTGGCAGGTTGCAGCAGCGATGCGACACCGAGTCCGACATCCAGCCAAGCGGCTAAAAAAAATGAAAAATTAAAGTTTTCGATGTCCATAACAACAAGCGGCAATAAGTTTGCCGAGAAATCAGCGGACGTCAATCAGGAAAAATGGGTGAAGAAGCTGGAGGAGTTAACAAATACAGACATCGACTTCCGCATGCTTCCTTTGAAAGATTTTGACCAAAAAATGTCATTGATGTTCGCTTCAAATGATATTTCTGATGTTGTTCAGAATGTTGGAGGCGCTACCACAAAAGGGATGTCGGGATCGGTTGAATCCGGCGTGTTCATGCCCTTGGATGATTTGCTCAAACAGTACGCACCGACAATTATGAAATTAGTACCGAAAGAAGCTTGGCAGGAAACAAGTTTCAACGGTAAAATTTACGGAATTCCATCATGGTTGTCCACGCCTTCGCGCCGCGCCTTGTTTATGCGGACTGATTTGCTTGAAAAAACCGGCTTGGCTGCTCCCAAAACAGTGGATGAATTCTTGAATGTGATGCGGGCCTTTAAAAAGCTGGGTGTTGAAAACCCGTACCAAATGCGCGAAAACTTTAAGTATGCCGACACGATACTAGGCGCATTTGACGTACTGCCGTCTCAATTCGAAGTGCAAGGGGATCAGGTTGTTCCTAAGTTCTATGATGTTGAGAATATGACGAAAGCGCTTCAAACATTCAAAACGATGTTCGATGAAGGTTTAATCCCTAAGGATTTTGCGTCGATCAGCTCATCTGATTATGGCAAGAACATTGATGCAGGCAAAGTAGGCATGTGGTCTGCCAATGCACAAGGATTGAGCATTTACCGTGAAAAATTCAAAAATACAGTTCCCAATGCGAAAGTGGACATTGTTCCTGCCCCTCGTGGTCCCGAGAACAGAGGAGGCCATCTGCTGTATTCGAGCATCAACACGTCCTACTACATCAACAGCAAGGTTTCGAAGGAGAAAGCGATCGAGATTGTTAAGTTCTTCGAATGGATGACAACGCCAGAAGCAGAAAAATACTTTTCCTTCGGCATCGAGGGCGAAACGTACACAATGGAGAATGGCAAAGTGAAGTTTACAGCGCCAACCACGCCTGAGGAGATTGATCTTGACGGCTTCCGCGGCATGTTCTGGTTTGTTCATGACACCGCATACAACAAAGCCAAAGAAGAGCTGACGCCGACAGGGCGCGAGATGATGAATATCCTTGATAATGTTATTTCCAAGGAAGGTCTAGGCTCGGTACGTTTCGTACCTGCGCTGCAAACTTATTCGAAATATCCGGATGTTGCTGCACAAGCGGATGATGTCGGTCCTAAGCTGATTCTTGACCATATGATCAAGATGGTATACGGCAAAGAGCCGATCTCCGATTGGCCGAAGGTCATTGAGGAGTACAAGAACAAAGGCGGCAACGACATTATTAAAGAAGCGTCAGAGCGTTACAAACAAGGCAATGGTGTCATTGTGTCCAGCAACAGAAGTTAA